From Scleropages formosus chromosome 1, fSclFor1.1, whole genome shotgun sequence, a single genomic window includes:
- the samd1b gene encoding atherin isoform X1, which yields MSEPRYRDWILETIDSLRSRKARPDLERICRMVRRRYGWDADRTCAELEKLIQEQTVLRVSYKGSISYRNAAKVQRKSRKKPEPPPPPLPGEPRALPAETQGGCVGDGGGGGAHGPGDSEDAREPRCFPERTEAARCPDPPEHPQQPERSGGTGETPPQREPDPNSNPSPNNNCPSPSPSASSPASGNGGARSPARDRRQERQKGGSAAGKTRAARGAEGGSAAHEGSGDKSGKSCALAHPGSGHPPRHKQHATLKPGAVRLAAKGGRRGGAEPDGADLGDRLVASVRTLAEKSRGGGAATTAAAAAAAARGHAPLGLKEILGFLSSQERLAQEKLTRSRVKVVLEREVARGRLRRTRFGNITLPVSARPRPIAPGAPKSSARALKSAPRERPATEKVELREEEPMETHNAEEEGGKCSRRGHDGGNETPCSLDSPSMDAPDPTPIPPPLLPCPTVQSDMADAHPGPTGTSQPPSSSSSSPSSSSSLFSSSSSCVAPKQEGGAVEMCPGSSCPAEHEQQELQADTAGGAEGGLPLRAVCPSTGGTELGVEENAVTPDQLASNAQDQVMAEPEEELQTSCVPANGCSDFKVEGGVASCLLTPTSSPQDLGAATKEQRLNGEVMVKMEKSAQNPVEWTVSDVVSYFVAAGFPEQAAAFRTQEIDGKSLLLMQRNDVLTGLSIRLGPALKIYERHVKVLQRSHFQDDSALC from the exons ATGTCGGAACCGCGCTACCGCGACTGGATCCTTGAGACCATCGACTCGCTGCGCTCGCGCAAGGCGCGCCCGGACCTCGAGCGAATATGTCGCATGGTGCGCCGGCGCTACGGCTGGGACGCGGATCGCACCTGTGCCGAGCTCGAGAAGCTCATCCAGGAGCAGACGGTGCTGCGCGTGAGCTACAAGGGCTCCATCTCGTACCGCAACGCGGCCAAGGTGCAGCGCAAGAGCCGTAAGAAGCCCgagccgccgccaccgccgctgCCGGGGGAGCCACGCGCACTTCCCGCAGAGACACAGGGCGGCTGCGTTGGTGATGGTGGCGGCGGTGGCGCACACGGACCCGGGGACTCGGAGGACGCGCGGGAGCCCCGTTGCTTCCCCGAGCGGACCGAGGCCGCCCGCTGCCCGGACCCCCCGGAGCACCCGCAGCAGCCCGAGCGGAGCGGCGGGACCGGCGAGACGCCTCCGCAACGTGAGCCCGACCCGAACTCTAACCCGAGTCCGAACAACAACTGCCCGAGCCCGAGTCCGAGCGCGAGCTCCCCCGCGAGCGGAAACGGCGGCGCGAGGAGCCCGGCGAGGGACCGGCGGCAGGAGCGCCAGAAAGGGGGCAGTGCCGCGGGCAAGACGAGGGCGGCGCGAGGCGCCGAGGGAGGCTCCGCCGCGCACGAGGGCTCCGGCGACAAGAGCGGAAAAAGCTGCGCGCTCGCGCACCCCGGCAGTGGCCATCCGCCGCGGCACAAGCAGCACGCGACCCTCAAGCCCGGCGCGGTGCGGCTCGCGGCGAAAGGCGGGCGGCGCGGGGGTGCGGAACCCGACGGCGCGGACCTCGGCGATCGTCTGGTGGCCTCCGTTCGGACCCTGGCCGAGAAGAGCCGCGGGGGGGGCGCCGccaccaccgccgccgccgccgccgccgccgcacggGGCCACGCGCCGCTCGGGCTCAAGGAGATTCTGGGCTTCCTGAGCTCGCAGGAGCGCCTCGCTCAGGAGAAGCTCACGCGCAGCAGGGTGAAGGTGGTGCTGGAGCGCGAGGTGGCCCGCGGGCGGCTGCGCAGGACGCGCTTCGGCAACATCACTCTGCCCGTGTCCGCGCGCCCCCGTCCCATCGCGCCGGGGGCGCCCAAGTCGTCCGCGCGCGCGCTGAAGAGCGCGCCGCGGGAGCGGCCCGCGACGGAAAAG GTGGagctgagggaggaggagcCCATGGAGACACACAATGCCGAGGAAGAGGGGGGCAAATGCTCACGGAGGGGCCACGATGGGGGCAACGAGACCCCCTGCTCCCTAGACAGTCCGTCCATGGACGCACCTGACCCCACTCCTATCCCTCCCCCACTCCTCCCTTGCCCCACTGTCCAGAGTGACATGGCAGACGCACACCCTGGGCCCACGGGGACGTCCCAGCCTccgtcgtcgtcctcctcctcaccttcatcctcctcctccttgttctCCTCGTCCTCGAGCTGCGTGGCGCCAAAGCAGGAAGGGGGCGCTGTGGAGATGTGTCCCGGTTCCAGCTGTCCCGCTGAGCACGAGCAGCAGGAGCTCCAGGctgacacag cagggggcgccgaGGGGGGGCTGCCGCTCAGGGCTGTGTGCCCATCGACAGGTGGCACAGAGCTAGGGGTGGAGGAGAATGCAGTGACACCTGACCAGCTGGCATCCAATGCACAG gaccaGGTGATGGCGGAGCCTGAGGAAGAACTGCAGACTTCCTGTGTTCCAGCCAATGGCT gctcGGACTTTAAGGTGGAAGGGGGCGTGGCCTCCTGCCTACTGACCCCCACGTCTTCCCCGCAGGATCTGGGTGCCGCCACGAAGGAGCAGAGGCTCAACGGGGAAGT CATGGTGAAGATGGAGAAGAGCGCACAGAACCCTGTGGAGTGGACCGTGTCCGACGTGGTCAGCTACTTTGTTGCTGCTGGCTTTCCCGAGCAAGCTGCCGCCTTCCGCACGCAG GAAATAGACGGGAAGTCCCTCCTCCTCATGCAGCGCAACGACGTGCTCACGGGTCTCTCCATTAGGCTTGGCCCTGCCCTCAAGATCTACGAGCGCCACGTAAAGGTGCTGCAGCGAAGCCACTTCCAGGACGACAGCGCGCTCTGCTGA
- the samd1b gene encoding atherin isoform X2, with translation MSEPRYRDWILETIDSLRSRKARPDLERICRMVRRRYGWDADRTCAELEKLIQEQTVLRVSYKGSISYRNAAKVQRKSRKKPEPPPPPLPGEPRALPAETQGGCVGDGGGGGAHGPGDSEDAREPRCFPERTEAARCPDPPEHPQQPERSGGTGETPPQREPDPNSNPSPNNNCPSPSPSASSPASGNGGARSPARDRRQERQKGGSAAGKTRAARGAEGGSAAHEGSGDKSGKSCALAHPGSGHPPRHKQHATLKPGAVRLAAKGGRRGGAEPDGADLGDRLVASVRTLAEKSRGGGAATTAAAAAAAARGHAPLGLKEILGFLSSQERLAQEKLTRSRVKVVLEREVARGRLRRTRFGNITLPVSARPRPIAPGAPKSSARALKSAPRERPATEKVELREEEPMETHNAEEEGGKCSRRGHDGGNETPCSLDSPSMDAPDPTPIPPPLLPCPTVQSDMADAHPGPTGTSQPPSSSSSSPSSSSSLFSSSSSCVAPKQEGGAVEMCPGSSCPAEHEQQELQADTGGAEGGLPLRAVCPSTGGTELGVEENAVTPDQLASNAQDQVMAEPEEELQTSCVPANGCSDFKVEGGVASCLLTPTSSPQDLGAATKEQRLNGEVMVKMEKSAQNPVEWTVSDVVSYFVAAGFPEQAAAFRTQEIDGKSLLLMQRNDVLTGLSIRLGPALKIYERHVKVLQRSHFQDDSALC, from the exons ATGTCGGAACCGCGCTACCGCGACTGGATCCTTGAGACCATCGACTCGCTGCGCTCGCGCAAGGCGCGCCCGGACCTCGAGCGAATATGTCGCATGGTGCGCCGGCGCTACGGCTGGGACGCGGATCGCACCTGTGCCGAGCTCGAGAAGCTCATCCAGGAGCAGACGGTGCTGCGCGTGAGCTACAAGGGCTCCATCTCGTACCGCAACGCGGCCAAGGTGCAGCGCAAGAGCCGTAAGAAGCCCgagccgccgccaccgccgctgCCGGGGGAGCCACGCGCACTTCCCGCAGAGACACAGGGCGGCTGCGTTGGTGATGGTGGCGGCGGTGGCGCACACGGACCCGGGGACTCGGAGGACGCGCGGGAGCCCCGTTGCTTCCCCGAGCGGACCGAGGCCGCCCGCTGCCCGGACCCCCCGGAGCACCCGCAGCAGCCCGAGCGGAGCGGCGGGACCGGCGAGACGCCTCCGCAACGTGAGCCCGACCCGAACTCTAACCCGAGTCCGAACAACAACTGCCCGAGCCCGAGTCCGAGCGCGAGCTCCCCCGCGAGCGGAAACGGCGGCGCGAGGAGCCCGGCGAGGGACCGGCGGCAGGAGCGCCAGAAAGGGGGCAGTGCCGCGGGCAAGACGAGGGCGGCGCGAGGCGCCGAGGGAGGCTCCGCCGCGCACGAGGGCTCCGGCGACAAGAGCGGAAAAAGCTGCGCGCTCGCGCACCCCGGCAGTGGCCATCCGCCGCGGCACAAGCAGCACGCGACCCTCAAGCCCGGCGCGGTGCGGCTCGCGGCGAAAGGCGGGCGGCGCGGGGGTGCGGAACCCGACGGCGCGGACCTCGGCGATCGTCTGGTGGCCTCCGTTCGGACCCTGGCCGAGAAGAGCCGCGGGGGGGGCGCCGccaccaccgccgccgccgccgccgccgccgcacggGGCCACGCGCCGCTCGGGCTCAAGGAGATTCTGGGCTTCCTGAGCTCGCAGGAGCGCCTCGCTCAGGAGAAGCTCACGCGCAGCAGGGTGAAGGTGGTGCTGGAGCGCGAGGTGGCCCGCGGGCGGCTGCGCAGGACGCGCTTCGGCAACATCACTCTGCCCGTGTCCGCGCGCCCCCGTCCCATCGCGCCGGGGGCGCCCAAGTCGTCCGCGCGCGCGCTGAAGAGCGCGCCGCGGGAGCGGCCCGCGACGGAAAAG GTGGagctgagggaggaggagcCCATGGAGACACACAATGCCGAGGAAGAGGGGGGCAAATGCTCACGGAGGGGCCACGATGGGGGCAACGAGACCCCCTGCTCCCTAGACAGTCCGTCCATGGACGCACCTGACCCCACTCCTATCCCTCCCCCACTCCTCCCTTGCCCCACTGTCCAGAGTGACATGGCAGACGCACACCCTGGGCCCACGGGGACGTCCCAGCCTccgtcgtcgtcctcctcctcaccttcatcctcctcctccttgttctCCTCGTCCTCGAGCTGCGTGGCGCCAAAGCAGGAAGGGGGCGCTGTGGAGATGTGTCCCGGTTCCAGCTGTCCCGCTGAGCACGAGCAGCAGGAGCTCCAGGctgacacag ggggcgccgaGGGGGGGCTGCCGCTCAGGGCTGTGTGCCCATCGACAGGTGGCACAGAGCTAGGGGTGGAGGAGAATGCAGTGACACCTGACCAGCTGGCATCCAATGCACAG gaccaGGTGATGGCGGAGCCTGAGGAAGAACTGCAGACTTCCTGTGTTCCAGCCAATGGCT gctcGGACTTTAAGGTGGAAGGGGGCGTGGCCTCCTGCCTACTGACCCCCACGTCTTCCCCGCAGGATCTGGGTGCCGCCACGAAGGAGCAGAGGCTCAACGGGGAAGT CATGGTGAAGATGGAGAAGAGCGCACAGAACCCTGTGGAGTGGACCGTGTCCGACGTGGTCAGCTACTTTGTTGCTGCTGGCTTTCCCGAGCAAGCTGCCGCCTTCCGCACGCAG GAAATAGACGGGAAGTCCCTCCTCCTCATGCAGCGCAACGACGTGCTCACGGGTCTCTCCATTAGGCTTGGCCCTGCCCTCAAGATCTACGAGCGCCACGTAAAGGTGCTGCAGCGAAGCCACTTCCAGGACGACAGCGCGCTCTGCTGA